Proteins encoded within one genomic window of Fragaria vesca subsp. vesca linkage group LG1, FraVesHawaii_1.0, whole genome shotgun sequence:
- the LOC101297079 gene encoding thiol protease aleurain-like, whose translation MASPRLTLLLSVLAAVVLISSAASSFDESNPIQLASEGLRELQDQFVQVLGHGCHVHSFARFAFRYEKKYESLEEMRRRFEIFAENKKLIRSTNRKGLSYKLGVNRFADWTWEEFQRHRLGAAQNCSATTKGNHKLTDAVPPLSKNWRDEGIVTPVKDQGHCGSCWTFSTTGALEAAYAQAFGKQISLSEQQLVDCAGAFNNFGCSGGLPSQAFEYVKYNGGLDTEEGYPYTAKDGACKFSSENVGVQVLDSVNITLGDEEGLKHAVAFVRPVSIAFQVVSDFRLYKSGVYTSETCGNTPMDVNHAVLAVGYGVENGVPYWLIKNSWGQSWGDNGYFKMEYGKNMCGIATCASYPVVA comes from the exons ATGGCTTCTCCTCGTTTGACGCTGCTTCTGTCTGTCTTGGCCGCCGTCGTTCTCATCAGCTCCGCCGCCTCCAGCTTCGATGAGTCCAACCCCATCCAGTTGGCCTCCGAAGGGCTCCGTGAGCTGCAGGACCAGTTCGTCCAAGTCCTGGGTCATGGTTGCCACGTCCATTCCTTCGCTCGCTTCGCTTTCAG GTACGAGAAGAAGTACGAGAGCTTGGAGGAGATGAGGCGGCGATTCGAGATTTTCGCCGAGAACAAGAAGCTGATTCGATCCACCAACAGGAAGGGCTTGTCTTACAAGCTCGGTGTCAACC GGTTTGCTGATTGGACTTGGGAAGAGTTCCAGAGGCATAGGTTGGGGGCTGCTCAGAACTGCTCTGCTACCACTAAGGGCAACCACAAGCTCACCGACGCTGTTCCACCTCTCTCG AAAAACTGGAGAGACGAAGGTATAGTCACCCCTGTTAAAGACCAAGGTCACTGTGGATCTTGCTGGACATTCAG TACCACTGGAGCTCTTGAGGCAGCTTATGCGCAAGCGTTTGGGAAGCAAATCTCTCTGTCTGAACAGCAGCTTGTGGATTGCGCTGGAGCTTTCAACAACTTTGGGTGCAGCGGTGGGTTGCCATCTCAAGCTTTTGAGTACGTCAAATACAATGGTGGTCTTGACACTGAGGAAGGGTATCCTTACACTGCAAAAGATGGTGCCTGCAAGTTTTCTTCTGAAAATGTTGGTGTCCAAGTGCTCGATTCTGTCAACATTACCCTG GGTGATGAGGAAGGATTGAAGCACGCAGTTGCATTTGTTAGGCCAGTCAGCATAGCATTCCAGGTGGTCAGTGATTTCCGATTGTACAAGTCCGGTGTTTACACCAGTGAGACATGCGGCAACACTCCCATG GATGTGAACCATGCTGTTCTTGCTGTTGGGTATGGAGTTGAAAACGGTGTCCCATACTGGCTCATCAAGAACTCTTGGGGACAAAGCTGGGGTGACAATGGCTACTTCAAAATGGAGTATGGAAAGAACATGTGTG GTATTGCAACTTGTGCTTCTTACCCGGTTGTCGCTTAA